From Thermoflexus hugenholtzii JAD2:
AGGTCTCCTCGTTGCGATCGTGATACCAGTGGATCATGTGCTGGAACTCGTGGGCCAGCACCCCGTGATAGAAATCCGAATTGATACGCACGGCGTCGAGATTGATGTAGAACATCTCCGCCTCGTTGGAGTCGGCCCGCACGGCTTTAGGGAACTCATCCTTGCTGGCGTAATAGCCCGCCACACCCCCCAGCCCGCCGGCGTGGAGGATGAAGAGATGCGGATCGCAATCCACGCCGGGCGTCCATTCGCTCCCAAAGAATTCACGGACGGTTGGATAGGTCCGTTGCTCGAAGGCCTCGGCGGCCGCCCGCAGATCCGCCGGGTCCACCGTCCGCCCTTCCTCCACCCAGAGATACGCATGGGGGGTCTTCTCCCGCAGGACTGCCGTGACGGTGAAGGTCTCGTTCGTGTCGTTGTTGGAGACCAGGAAGTCCCATCGGGCGCCGAGGGGGAGATCACGATCCGACCGGCATGCCGTCTCCGGGGTGTTGGGCGGGAGGCCGTGATACCGCACCGCCAGATCCCGCAGGTCCCGCACCGGAGGATCTGCCTGCAGGAGCGCCTGGAGGGTTTCCGCAGCGTCTGGGGCTTCGACAGGGGTGGGCGTCCCCCGGGGAGCGGTCGTCGGAATCGCTGGCGTGGGGGTTGGGCCGGGCACCCCGCCGCGCCCGCACAGCCCTCCCAGGGCCAGCGCCAGAAAGAACCAGCGGATGATCCCCGTTCGAGTCATCAAGGGCTCCACAGGAAATCCAAGCTCTGGCTCTATCATAATCCCACACCTGGGGATGGCGCTTCCCCCCTGCGCGGTGTCCGGGAGGTCCTGAAGCGCCCTGCTCACCGATTCGCTCGCCTCCAACCGCGCCTCACCGCTGATGGGGATGGGATCATGCGCCGGTCTGTCGAGGAGTTGCCGGAGCTGAGCGCAGCGGCCGAGGAGGAGGGACTTCTGCCACGCATCCAGGACGCGGGGGATTTCGCCCGCCGTCATCATGTCCTGCTGCTACGTCATCAGGAAAGCGGGGTCAACGTGGATGTCTCCTCAAAAAGAGGAAGCAGGCGAGGAGGATCTTTCCCCAGATCCCCTTCTCTTGAAGTTCCAGATGCCGCCGCCAGGCGGTCGGATCGGAGCCGTATGGGCGGGGCCTATCGCACCCCCGGCAGCCGATGACCCGGACATGCAGGATCCCAATGGAGCCCCTTGCGGTCGTCGACACGGGACCTGCCGGTTTGGGCCTGGGACGGCAACGGGGGCTCGATGAAGGCCCACGGCCCATCCGTCAACTCCCGGAACGCCATCAGCCTTCCTGCTCAAACAGGTTGTCCAGAAAGAGTCTACTACAACCGGACACTGGAGTTTTGAGATGAATTCGGAGGCAGAAGGGGTGCAAGAAGCGGAGGGGAACGAGATTCTCTTAATGCAAATCAAAATCATCAAAAAGCAGATCTTGATGGCACCTAGAAGTTTTGGTAAAATGGAAATGTGTTTCGGACACCTGCTTCGGGATGGATCCGATGGCCCGGACAGTCGACTAGGGAGACATCGGAGCGCCTGGCTATCCTGGTGATCGGTCTTGAGATTGAAACGATTCGATCCAGATGCCATCCCGGTGAGGAAGCGCTCAAGCCCCCTGACGAAGGGAGACGTTCGGGACCTGACGTTGGGGATCCTCGAGAAGGAGACAAATCGGGATGGAAACTTTTTCCTTACACTCGCTGTGGCAGAAGGCGAAAAGAGGAGACTGGATCGCCGGATTGCGGTGGGAGATACCTGGAGAAGAGCAGTTATGGGAAGCCTGGATCCGCGCGGCCGCCCGCGCCGGGCATCGCCTGCTCTACTTCCGTCAGGACGGCGCGCTCAGCGGGATCCTGCAAGATCTGCCGGGGACCACCCTCGTGGACGCCCCACAGTGGAGCCCCGACCTGCGCGCCCGCCTCCTGGACCTGCTCCCCCGGGAAGGCCCCCCGACGGTGGGGCTATGGGAGGATCTGCAGGGCTTGCTAAGCCAACCGGACCCCCGGGCCGCCTGGGAGATCCTGGAGGCCCTGGATCGGCTCCGGCGGGAGGCTCCGGTGATCTGGTTCACCCTGATCCGAGGGGATCCGGATACGCTGCCGCTCTTCACCCCACCGGTGCCCCTGGCCTCCTTTATAGTGATCCCGCTCACCCTGCCGCCGGATCCTCTCCTGCTAACCCTGGCGCTCCGGGAGGAAGATCCGCGACTTCCTCCCGGCCTTTACCGGCTGGTCTTTGATCCCGAGCCCCGGCTGGAGTTCCTCGCGCACACCTCGGTGAAAGGGCTCCTCCCCTTGTTCGAGATACTGCAACGCCAGCGTCAGCAGCAACAGACGCTGGAGCAACGAATGCGCCTGCTCGCAGCCCTGGCCGAAGGGACGCGGTGGTTGCCGGATCTCCCGGCCTTCCTGAACGTTCTCATCCGGGAGCTGGTGGAGCACCTCGAGGTGGATCGGGGGGCCATCGCCCTCCGGGAGGGGCCGGATCGCCTGCGCATCGTCGCCGAGCACCGGCGGATCGAGGGCCCCTCGGCCCTGGGCGCCGTCATCGACCTGACCGGCGATCCTCTCTCCGCCCGTGTCGTGCAGACGCGCCAGCCCCTCGTCCTCAACAAGATCCGGGATCCGGCCCTCTTCGGCGCCTCCGCACCCCTGCTGCAGCGGCTTGGGATCCGCTCCATCCTGATCGTGCCCATCCCACGGGGGGAAGAGGTCCTCGGCCACATCGGCCTGGATAGCGTCCGCGTGGAGCGCTCGTTCAGCCCACAGGAGGTCCAGCTGGTTCAAACCATTGCCGAAGGGGTCGCGGGCCTGATCGAAAGGGCGCAAGCCCTGGAGCGGCAACAACGCCTGGCCCAGCTCCTCGAGGCCCTGCATCGGATCCTCCGCTCCGCCTTAGAGGTCCAGAACTTTGAGGCCTTCCTCCATCAGGTTCTCGCGCAGGCTATGGAGGCCCTGGAGAGCCCCATCGGGGTCCTCTGGGCCGCGGGGAGGCTCAGCGCACGCGGGATCTCATCCCCCATCCTCGCGTCCATTGAGGACACCGCTCGAAAGGAGGGGCTCCGCATCACCGAGACCCTTGCGGTGTCGGATCACCGGGAGCTTCCTCCATCTGCCCTGCGAGACGCCCTCCTGCAGGCGGGCATCCGGGCCTCCCTGAGCGTGCCGATCCGGGCCGGCGAGCGCCCAATCGGCGTCCTGGGCCTGGCCAGCCCGACCCCGCGCCAGTGGAGGCCGGAGGAGATCGCGCTCGCGGAAGCCATCGCGCTGGAGATCGGCCATACCGTTGAGCGCATCCGCTTCGTCCGCCATCTGCGCCTGCTCTATCGCCTGGCGGACGCCCTCAGCGGGTTCCGGGATCTGCATGGGGTGCTGCAGCCGATCTTTGATCTGATCCGGAGCGAGCTGATGGCACGTGAAGTGGGCCTGTATCTCCCCGTGGAAGAAGATCCCTCGACGCTGGCCTGCAGGATCCGCTCGGCCTCGGGATCACGATCCGTCTTCCCGGCCCGCATGCGCCGGCATGCCATTCCGGCCCTGGAGCCCATATTTCAGGGCCAGGCCCTCTGGTTCACCGATCCGCCCGGCGCCCCTACCCTCTTTCCCGCCCGATCGCTGGCGCTTCTTCCGTTGAAGCACGAGGACGAGATCTTGGGGAGCCTGGCCATCGCCTGGGAGAAGCCGGCGGTCTTCGATGTAGACACCCAGGAGTTCCTGTTCCGGGTAGCTGCCTTGCTGACCACGGGGGTGCTCAACGAGCGCCTGTGGCGGCAGCTGGAGCGTCGCGCCCGTGAGCTCGAAAGCCTCACGGAGTCCCTGCAACAGGCCCTGAAGCTCCGTGAACAGATGATCCAGAACGTCTCCCACGAGCTGCGGACCCCCCTGGCGATCCTTCAGGGATACATCGAGCTCATGCAGGAGGAAGCTTTGGGCCCCCTGACGTCGGAGCAACGTGAGGCGCTGGGGGTGATGCAGGAGCGGTTAAATGGGCTCATTCGGTATGTGGAGCTCCTCCTCACCCTTCAGGAGATCCAGGCCGGCGCGCGGTCGCTGAACATCCTGGATCTCCGGGAGCTGGTGCGGGAGGCATGCCGGGCGTATCAGAGCCGCCTCGATCCCCAACGCCATGTCCTCCAGGTTCATCTGCCGGATCATCCGGTCTGGGTGATGGGGGAAGGGGAGCACCTGCTCCTGACCTTCACCGAGCTCCTGGAGAACGCGGTCAAATTCTCCCCGACGGGGGGTACGATCCAAGTCTCCCTCGCCGTGCAGGGGCCGGAAGCCCTTTTGGAAGTGCGTGATGAAGGGATCGGCATCCCTGCCGAAGCCATCTCCCGAGTGTTTGAGCCCTTCTATCAGGTCGACGGAGGTACTACCCGGAAGTTCGGAGGGATGGGAATTGGGCTGACAGTGATCAAGCAGGTCGTCGAGGCGCATCGGGGTCGCGTGGAGATCGAGAGCGCGGTCGGCCAGGGCACGCGCGTCCTCCTGCGCTTGCCCATCGTGATCCCTTGACCCGGGCGGCCGAACCGGTCGCCCCGGTGATCCCCCAGCCCCGGGCGAGGGCCCGGGGCGACTGCCCCCTGGATATGAGCGAAAGCACCCGGGAGACCTGACGGTCGACACCCCTACCTGAAGCGCTCCGGATGTATACTTCGCAGAAATAAAGATAACCGGGATGAACCTTCTCGGCCCCGGGCGGGGCCGTTGGCAGCCCAAGCGAAGAGGGAGGTTTCCCATGGCCCGACCGATGGTAACGGTGGACGGGAACGAGGCCGCCGCCAACGTGGCCTATCAGCTGAGCGAGGTGATCGCCATCTATCCGATCACCCCCTCCTCCCCGATGGGGGAGCTGGCAGACGAGTGGGCGGCGAAGGGGCGTCCTAACCTGTGGGGGACGGTGCCGAAGGTGATCGAGATGCAGAGCGAGGGCGGAGCCGCCGGGGCCATCCATGGGGCCATCCAGACCGGCGCCCTGGCCACCACCTTCACAGCCTCCCAGGGCCTGCTGCTGATGATCCCCAACATGTATAAAATCGCCGGGGAGCTCACCCCCCTGGTGATCCACGTGGCCGCCCGCACCATCGCCACCCACGCGCTTTCCATCTTCGGGGATCACAGCGACGTGATGGCCGCGCGGCAGACCGGGTTCGCCATCCTGGCCTCAGGCTCGGTCCAGGAGGCCCAGGATCTGGCCCTCATCGCCCACGCGGCGACCCTGGAGTCCCGCGTTCCCTTCCTCCATTTCTTCGACGGCTTCCGCACCTCCCATGAGATCAACAAGATCGAGCTGCTCACCCCGGAGGACCTGCGGGCGATGATCGATGAGGAGTGGATCCGCGCCCACCGGGCCCGCGCCCTCTCGCCGGATCATCCCTTCATCCGGGGCACCGCCCACAACCCCGACACATATTTCCAGGCCCGGGAGGCGGTCAACCCTTACTACCTGGCCTGCCCCACCATCGTCCAGAACGCCATGGACCGCCTCGCCCGTCTGGTCGGGCGTCACTACCATCTCTTTGACTACGTGGGGGACCCGGAGGCGGAGCGGGTGATCGTGCTCATGGGGTCGGGGGCGGAGGTGGCCCACGAGACCGTGGAGTATCTCAACGCCCGGGGCGAGCGGGTGGGGGTCATCAAGGTCCGGCTTTACCGCCCCTTCTCGGTGGAGCATTTCATCCGGGCCTTGCCGCCCACCGTGAAGGCCATCGCCGTGCTGGATCGGACGAAGGAGCCGGGCAGCGCGGGGGAGCCCCTCTACCTGGATGTGGTGACCGCGGTGGAGGAGGCCATGGCCTCGGGCCTCGCCCCCTTCCGGGAGATGCCGCGGATCATCGGGGGGCGCTACGGGCTCTCCTCCAAGGAGTTCACCCCGGCCATGGTCAAGGCCGTCTTCGACGAGCTGGCGAAGGACCGCCCGCGGAACCACTTCACGGTGGGCATCTACGACGATGTGACCCACACCAGCCTGGAGTTCGATCCCTCGTTCTCCACCGAGGACCCGGAGACGGTGCGGGCGGTCTTCTACGGCCTGGGGGCCGACGGCACGGTGAGCGCCAACAAGAACTCCATTAAGATCATCGGGGACGAGACCGATTACTACGCCCAGGGCTACTTCGTCTACGACTCCAAGAAGTCCGGCTCGGTGACGGTCTCGCACCTGCGCTTCGGGCC
This genomic window contains:
- a CDS encoding GAF domain-containing protein, which codes for MRWEIPGEEQLWEAWIRAAARAGHRLLYFRQDGALSGILQDLPGTTLVDAPQWSPDLRARLLDLLPREGPPTVGLWEDLQGLLSQPDPRAAWEILEALDRLRREAPVIWFTLIRGDPDTLPLFTPPVPLASFIVIPLTLPPDPLLLTLALREEDPRLPPGLYRLVFDPEPRLEFLAHTSVKGLLPLFEILQRQRQQQQTLEQRMRLLAALAEGTRWLPDLPAFLNVLIRELVEHLEVDRGAIALREGPDRLRIVAEHRRIEGPSALGAVIDLTGDPLSARVVQTRQPLVLNKIRDPALFGASAPLLQRLGIRSILIVPIPRGEEVLGHIGLDSVRVERSFSPQEVQLVQTIAEGVAGLIERAQALERQQRLAQLLEALHRILRSALEVQNFEAFLHQVLAQAMEALESPIGVLWAAGRLSARGISSPILASIEDTARKEGLRITETLAVSDHRELPPSALRDALLQAGIRASLSVPIRAGERPIGVLGLASPTPRQWRPEEIALAEAIALEIGHTVERIRFVRHLRLLYRLADALSGFRDLHGVLQPIFDLIRSELMAREVGLYLPVEEDPSTLACRIRSASGSRSVFPARMRRHAIPALEPIFQGQALWFTDPPGAPTLFPARSLALLPLKHEDEILGSLAIAWEKPAVFDVDTQEFLFRVAALLTTGVLNERLWRQLERRARELESLTESLQQALKLREQMIQNVSHELRTPLAILQGYIELMQEEALGPLTSEQREALGVMQERLNGLIRYVELLLTLQEIQAGARSLNILDLRELVREACRAYQSRLDPQRHVLQVHLPDHPVWVMGEGEHLLLTFTELLENAVKFSPTGGTIQVSLAVQGPEALLEVRDEGIGIPAEAISRVFEPFYQVDGGTTRKFGGMGIGLTVIKQVVEAHRGRVEIESAVGQGTRVLLRLPIVIP